One window of the Pseudomonas lurida genome contains the following:
- the trmA gene encoding tRNA (uridine(54)-C5)-methyltransferase TrmA, whose product MTFDATSYTAQLQDKVTRLRDLLAPFDAPEPQVFDSPLQNFRLRAEFRLWREGGERHYAMFSQDDKRTPILIEAFPIASQRINQLMPQLKAAWQASAALSHKLFQVEFLTTLAGDAMITLCYHRPLDEHWHTAARQLAADLNVSIIGRSKGKRDVIGHDYVVEKLDVGGRTFSYRQPEGAFTQPNGTVNQKMLNWAYEALGDRPDDLLELYCGNGNFTLPLATRVRNVLATEISKTSVNAALSNLDENAVGNVTLVRLSAEELTEALNEVRPFRRLHGIDLKRYEFGSVFVDPPRAGMDPDTCELTRRFDNILYISCNPETLAANIAQLHDTHRITQCAMFDQFPWTHHMESGVLLTRR is encoded by the coding sequence ATGACTTTTGACGCCACAAGCTACACCGCTCAACTGCAAGACAAGGTCACGCGCTTGCGTGACCTGCTGGCCCCGTTCGACGCGCCAGAGCCGCAGGTCTTCGACTCGCCGCTGCAGAACTTCCGCCTGCGCGCGGAGTTCCGACTGTGGCGCGAAGGCGGTGAGCGCCACTACGCGATGTTCTCCCAGGACGACAAGCGCACGCCGATCCTGATCGAAGCGTTCCCCATCGCCAGCCAGCGCATCAACCAGTTGATGCCGCAACTCAAGGCTGCCTGGCAAGCGAGCGCCGCCCTGAGCCACAAGCTGTTCCAGGTGGAGTTCCTCACCACCCTGGCCGGCGATGCGATGATCACCCTGTGTTATCACCGCCCGCTGGATGAACACTGGCACACCGCCGCACGCCAGCTGGCGGCCGACTTGAATGTCAGCATCATCGGCCGCTCCAAGGGCAAGCGTGATGTGATCGGCCATGACTACGTGGTGGAAAAACTCGACGTCGGCGGCCGTACCTTCAGCTACCGCCAACCTGAGGGGGCCTTCACACAGCCCAACGGTACGGTGAACCAGAAGATGCTCAACTGGGCCTATGAGGCCCTGGGCGATCGCCCGGATGATTTGCTCGAGCTCTACTGCGGCAACGGCAACTTCACCCTGCCTTTGGCAACGCGCGTGCGTAACGTGCTGGCGACCGAAATCAGCAAGACCTCGGTGAATGCCGCCCTGAGCAACCTCGATGAAAACGCGGTGGGTAACGTAACCCTGGTGCGCCTCTCCGCCGAAGAACTCACCGAAGCGCTCAACGAAGTGCGCCCGTTCCGCCGCCTGCACGGCATCGATTTGAAGCGCTACGAGTTCGGCAGCGTCTTCGTCGACCCGCCGCGCGCCGGCATGGACCCGGACACCTGCGAACTGACCCGGCGCTTCGACAACATCCTGTACATCTCCTGCAACCCGGAAACGCTGGCGGCGAACATTGCGCAACTGCATGACACGCACCGCATTACCCAGTGTGCAATGTTTGACCAGTTCCCGTGGACGCACCACATGGAATCCGGGGTGTTATTGACCCGGCGGTAA
- a CDS encoding FAD binding domain-containing protein, translating to MNPFHYSKPADVQEAVHLSSGVSRFIAGGTNLLDLMKENISRPEHLIDITGLPLHDIQETAEGGLLIGALVSNADLAWHPLIEQRYPLLSQAILAGASPQLRNMASTGGNLLQRTRCYYFYDATVPCNKRQPGSGCPARTGLNRIHAILGASEQCVATHPSDMCVALAALQARVHVEGRAGARIIEFADFHRLPGDTPQRDNLLADDELITAIELPADNLASHSNYLKIRDRASYAFALVSVAAALELDGDVIVDARLALGGVAHKPWRDRAVEAGLIGRVVSRETFSHAADALLQDAEPLAHNGFKIKLARRGIIRALSDAAVAGERP from the coding sequence ATGAACCCCTTCCATTACAGCAAGCCGGCCGACGTTCAGGAGGCCGTGCACCTGAGCAGTGGCGTCTCGCGCTTTATTGCCGGTGGCACCAACCTGCTGGACCTGATGAAAGAAAACATCAGCCGCCCCGAGCATCTCATTGATATCACCGGCCTGCCGTTGCATGACATTCAGGAAACGGCCGAGGGCGGGCTGTTGATTGGCGCCCTGGTGAGCAATGCCGACCTGGCTTGGCACCCGCTGATCGAACAGCGTTACCCACTGCTGTCCCAGGCCATCCTGGCCGGTGCCTCGCCGCAGCTGCGCAACATGGCCAGCACCGGCGGCAACCTGTTGCAGCGCACCCGTTGCTATTACTTCTATGACGCCACCGTGCCGTGCAACAAGCGCCAGCCCGGCAGTGGTTGCCCGGCGCGAACCGGCTTGAACCGCATCCACGCGATCCTTGGCGCCAGTGAACAGTGCGTGGCAACCCATCCGTCGGACATGTGCGTTGCCTTGGCCGCGTTGCAAGCGCGTGTGCATGTCGAAGGGCGTGCCGGTGCGCGGATCATCGAGTTTGCCGATTTCCACCGCCTGCCCGGTGACACACCACAACGTGACAACCTGCTGGCCGACGATGAGCTGATCACCGCTATCGAGCTGCCCGCCGATAACCTGGCGAGCCACAGCAACTATCTGAAAATCCGCGACCGTGCGTCTTATGCCTTCGCCCTGGTGTCCGTTGCCGCAGCGCTTGAGTTGGACGGCGACGTCATCGTCGATGCACGCCTGGCCCTGGGCGGCGTGGCCCACAAGCCTTGGCGCGACCGCGCCGTGGAAGCCGGGCTGATCGGCCGGGTCGTCAGCCGCGAAACCTTCAGCCACGCCGCCGACGCCCTGCTGCAAGACGCCGAGCCACTGGCGCACAACGGCTTCAAGATCAAGCTGGCACGCCGGGGGATCATTCGTGCCCTGAGTGACGCCGCTGTCGCAGGAGAACGCCCATGA
- a CDS encoding xanthine dehydrogenase family protein molybdopterin-binding subunit has product MTAIGKPLDRVDGLLKVTGQARYAGEFPEDGLLHGSVVSSTVAKGRVLRIDASRALALPGVVEVIHHLNRPAIASYDEAFQDDDAADGSPFRPLYNDRVLYSGQPLALVIADNLELARHAGSLVDIEYETEAFETDLVALQEQAYVSPQTPPAPRGNFQAEWAGAAVSLDVHYSTPIEHHNPMEPHASTVLYQPDGTLHIHDKTQGPQNCQAYVQDVFGLDKSQVRVFAAFVGGAFGSGLRPQYQLPLAVMASLALKRSVRVTLTRQQMFTFGYRPRTLQRLQMGAAANGRLLALGHTAIGQTSRFEDFSEHVVEWSGMLYHCDNVQLTYKLVPLDVFTPLDMRAPGAALGVIGLECAMDELACELGIDPVQLRLINYAERNQNEDKPWSSKALRECYSEGAERFGWRQRNPEPRSMRDGRQLIGWGMAGGVWEAMQMKASAKARIDAQGKLTVSSATTDIGTGTYTVMTQIAAQASGVAVEDVAFLLGDSSLPTAPLQGGSFTVSSVGTAVQQACQALTGKLLAVARQTYPVFKDAESVRFEDGQLHTGDVSVSLAQLVKDSGEDTLEVQVDSEPDKKREGYSTATHSAVFVEVQVDEDLGTIKVSRVVSAIAAGRVVNPKMARSQILGGVVWGIGMALHEETQIDHQLGRYMNHSLAEYHIPVNADIGEIDVVFVEEQDEIVNALGSKGVGEIGIVGVAAAVANAIYHATGKRVREFPITLEKVL; this is encoded by the coding sequence ATGACCGCTATCGGCAAACCGTTGGACCGGGTTGACGGTCTGCTCAAGGTCACCGGCCAGGCCCGTTATGCCGGTGAGTTTCCCGAGGACGGCCTGCTGCATGGCAGCGTGGTGTCCAGCACCGTCGCCAAGGGCCGCGTACTGCGCATCGACGCTTCCAGGGCGCTGGCGCTGCCGGGTGTGGTAGAGGTGATCCATCACCTCAATCGGCCAGCAATCGCCAGCTACGACGAGGCGTTCCAGGACGACGACGCCGCTGACGGCTCGCCGTTTCGCCCGCTGTACAACGACCGCGTGTTGTACAGCGGCCAGCCCCTGGCGTTGGTGATCGCCGATAACCTTGAGTTGGCGCGGCATGCCGGTTCCCTGGTGGACATCGAGTACGAAACCGAAGCCTTCGAAACCGACCTGGTAGCCTTGCAGGAACAGGCGTATGTCTCGCCGCAAACCCCGCCTGCGCCGCGCGGCAACTTCCAGGCCGAGTGGGCCGGCGCCGCTGTCAGCCTGGATGTGCACTACAGCACGCCCATCGAGCACCACAATCCGATGGAGCCCCACGCCAGCACCGTGCTGTATCAGCCGGACGGCACCCTGCATATCCATGACAAGACCCAGGGCCCGCAGAATTGCCAGGCCTATGTGCAAGACGTCTTCGGCCTGGATAAAAGCCAGGTGCGCGTCTTCGCCGCCTTCGTTGGCGGCGCCTTTGGCTCCGGCTTGCGCCCGCAGTACCAGTTACCCCTGGCGGTGATGGCGTCCCTGGCGCTCAAGCGCTCGGTGCGCGTCACCTTGACCCGCCAACAGATGTTCACCTTCGGCTACCGCCCGCGCACCTTGCAGCGTTTGCAAATGGGCGCCGCCGCCAATGGACGCCTGCTGGCACTGGGGCACACCGCCATCGGCCAGACATCGCGCTTTGAGGATTTCAGCGAACATGTAGTGGAGTGGAGCGGCATGCTTTACCACTGCGATAACGTGCAACTGACCTACAAACTGGTGCCACTGGACGTGTTCACCCCGCTGGATATGCGCGCACCTGGCGCGGCCCTTGGGGTGATCGGCCTGGAGTGCGCGATGGATGAACTGGCCTGCGAACTGGGCATCGACCCGGTGCAACTGCGCCTGATCAACTACGCCGAGCGTAACCAGAACGAAGACAAACCCTGGTCGAGCAAGGCCCTGCGCGAGTGTTACAGCGAAGGCGCCGAGCGGTTCGGCTGGCGCCAGCGCAACCCGGAACCGCGCAGCATGCGCGACGGCCGCCAGTTGATCGGTTGGGGCATGGCCGGCGGGGTGTGGGAAGCCATGCAGATGAAGGCCAGCGCCAAGGCGCGGATCGACGCCCAGGGCAAGCTGACGGTCAGCAGCGCCACCACCGATATCGGCACCGGCACCTACACGGTGATGACCCAGATCGCGGCGCAAGCCAGTGGCGTGGCGGTCGAGGATGTCGCCTTTCTGTTGGGCGACTCGTCATTGCCCACCGCACCGCTGCAGGGCGGTTCGTTTACCGTGTCGTCCGTGGGCACGGCCGTGCAGCAAGCCTGCCAAGCGTTGACCGGCAAACTGCTGGCCGTTGCCCGGCAGACGTATCCGGTGTTCAAGGATGCCGAGTCCGTACGCTTCGAAGACGGTCAGTTGCATACCGGCGACGTGAGTGTGTCGCTGGCGCAGCTGGTCAAGGACAGTGGCGAAGACACGCTGGAAGTACAGGTCGACAGTGAGCCCGACAAAAAACGCGAGGGCTACAGCACCGCCACCCACTCGGCAGTCTTCGTCGAGGTGCAGGTGGATGAAGACCTGGGCACCATCAAGGTCAGCCGGGTAGTCAGTGCGATCGCCGCCGGGCGGGTGGTCAACCCGAAGATGGCTCGCAGCCAGATCCTTGGCGGCGTGGTGTGGGGCATCGGCATGGCCCTGCACGAAGAAACCCAGATCGACCATCAGTTGGGGCGCTACATGAACCACAGCCTGGCCGAGTACCACATCCCGGTAAACGCGGATATTGGCGAGATTGATGTGGTGTTTGTCGAGGAACAGGACGAGATCGTCAATGCCCTGGGGTCCAAGGGCGTGGGTGAGATCGGCATTGTCGGGGTCGCGGCGGCAGTGGCGAATGCGATTTACCACGCCACCGGCAAGCGGGTGCGGGAGTTTCCCATCACCCTGGAGAAGGTCCTCTGA
- a CDS encoding (2Fe-2S)-binding protein: protein MSATPNGAAAQPFASHSIRLSLNGQDRQLDVLPWTTLLDLLREQLDLVGSKKGCDHGQCGACTVLRDGKRINACLTLAVMCDGAELTTIEGLADGDQLHPMQQAFIKHDAFQCGYCTPGQICSAVGLANEGRAHDTAQIKELMSGNLCRCGAYSNIRDAIEEVVGGEQ from the coding sequence ATGAGCGCGACCCCCAATGGCGCGGCGGCCCAACCGTTCGCCAGCCACTCGATACGCCTGAGCCTCAACGGCCAGGACCGCCAACTGGATGTGTTGCCCTGGACCACGCTCCTCGACCTGTTGCGCGAGCAGCTCGACCTGGTCGGCAGCAAAAAAGGGTGCGACCACGGCCAATGCGGCGCCTGCACGGTGTTGCGCGACGGCAAGCGAATCAATGCCTGCCTGACCTTGGCGGTGATGTGCGACGGTGCCGAGCTGACCACCATCGAGGGCCTGGCCGACGGCGACCAGCTGCACCCCATGCAGCAAGCCTTTATCAAGCACGATGCCTTCCAGTGCGGTTACTGCACACCCGGCCAAATCTGTTCCGCCGTGGGCCTGGCCAATGAAGGCCGCGCCCACGACACCGCGCAAATCAAAGAGCTGATGAGCGGCAACCTGTGCCGCTGTGGCGCCTACAGCAATATCCGCGATGCCATCGAGGAAGTCGTGGGAGGTGAGCAATGA
- a CDS encoding NCS2 family permease, with protein sequence MLEKLFQLKAHNTNVRTEILAGITTFLAMAYILFVNPSILGETGMDKGAVFVATCLAAAIGSTVMGLIANYPIALAPGMGLNAFFTYTVVLHMGHTWQVALGAVFISAVLFFLLSIFRIREWIINAIPLPLRSAIAAGIGLFLALIALHNAGIVVSNPATMVGLGDLKQPAPILATLGFVLIVALEALAVRGAVLIGILAVTIASIVLGFTPFIGVTSVPPSLAPTFLQLDIKGALDIGLVSVIFAFLFVDLFDNSGTLIGVAKRAGLMGKDGHMPKMGRALIADSTAAMAGSLLGTSTTTSYIESAAGVSAGGRTGLTAIVVALLFLLALFFSPLAASVPAYATAPALLFVAVLMTQGLAEIDWDDITVAAPVVVTALAMPFTYSIANGIAFGFIAWTAIKLLSGRYRELNPALVILSILFVIKLGWFNA encoded by the coding sequence ATGCTGGAAAAGCTGTTTCAACTCAAGGCACACAACACCAACGTGCGCACCGAGATACTCGCGGGCATCACGACATTCCTGGCCATGGCCTACATTCTGTTCGTGAACCCGAGCATCCTCGGCGAGACCGGCATGGACAAGGGCGCAGTCTTCGTCGCGACCTGCCTGGCAGCCGCGATCGGTTCGACCGTAATGGGCCTGATCGCCAACTACCCGATCGCACTCGCGCCGGGCATGGGCCTCAATGCCTTCTTTACCTACACCGTGGTCCTGCACATGGGCCACACCTGGCAGGTGGCGCTGGGTGCGGTATTTATCTCGGCGGTGCTGTTCTTCCTGCTGTCGATCTTCCGCATTCGTGAATGGATCATCAACGCGATCCCCTTGCCCCTGCGCTCGGCGATTGCCGCCGGTATCGGCCTGTTCCTGGCGCTGATCGCCTTGCATAACGCCGGTATCGTGGTGAGCAACCCGGCCACCATGGTGGGCCTGGGCGATCTGAAACAACCGGCGCCGATCCTGGCCACCCTGGGTTTCGTGCTGATCGTCGCGCTGGAAGCCCTGGCCGTTCGCGGTGCGGTGCTGATCGGCATCCTGGCGGTGACCATCGCGTCCATCGTGTTGGGCTTTACCCCATTCATCGGTGTCACCTCGGTACCACCGTCCCTGGCCCCGACCTTCCTGCAACTGGATATCAAAGGCGCGCTGGACATCGGCCTGGTCAGCGTGATCTTCGCCTTCCTGTTCGTCGACCTGTTCGATAACTCCGGCACCTTGATCGGCGTGGCCAAGCGCGCCGGCCTGATGGGCAAGGACGGCCACATGCCGAAAATGGGCCGTGCGCTGATCGCCGACAGTACCGCTGCCATGGCCGGTTCCCTGCTGGGCACTTCGACCACCACCAGCTACATCGAGTCGGCTGCAGGCGTGAGCGCCGGCGGCCGCACCGGCCTGACCGCCATTGTGGTCGCCCTCCTGTTCCTGCTGGCGTTGTTCTTCTCGCCACTGGCCGCCAGCGTGCCGGCCTACGCCACAGCGCCTGCACTGCTGTTCGTGGCGGTGCTGATGACCCAGGGCCTGGCCGAAATCGACTGGGACGACATCACTGTTGCAGCGCCGGTGGTGGTCACCGCCCTGGCGATGCCCTTCACTTACTCCATCGCCAACGGCATCGCCTTCGGTTTCATCGCCTGGACCGCCATCAAGCTGCTTTCGGGCCGCTACCGTGAGCTGAACCCGGCCCTGGTGATTCTGTCGATTCTGTTCGTGATCAAGCTGGGCTGGTTCAACGCATGA
- a CDS encoding cytochrome ubiquinol oxidase subunit I: MFGLEALDLARIQFAFTISFHILFPAITIGLASYLAVLEGLWLKTHNDTYRDLYHFWSKIFAVNFGMGVVSGLVMAYQFGTNWSRFSDFAGAVTGPLLTYEVLTAFFLEAGFLGVMLFGWNKVGRNLHFFSTVMVAVGTLISTFWILSSNSWMQTPQGFEIIDGRVIPTDWFAVVFNPSFPYRLAHMATAAFVATAFFVGSSAAWHLLRGKDNPAIRKMLSMAMWMALIVAPIQAVIGDFHGLNTLKHQPAKIAAIEGHWENIGNEPTPLILFGWPDMKAEKTKYAVEIPYLGSLILTHSLDKQVPALKDFPPEDRPNSTIVFWSFRVMVGLGFLMIFTGLFSLWLRRGDKMYTSKPFLYLALWMGPSGLIAILAGWFTTEIGRQPWVVYGLMRTADASSGHSLAQMTITLVLFVVVYFALFGAGLGYMMRLVRKGPQTHEGSEPTHGGPGQKRTPARPLSAADDGSDDDHAHIQHKGN, from the coding sequence ATGTTCGGTTTGGAGGCGCTAGATCTCGCCCGAATTCAATTTGCGTTCACCATCTCTTTCCACATCCTGTTCCCGGCGATCACCATCGGCCTGGCCAGTTACCTTGCGGTACTGGAAGGGTTGTGGCTCAAGACCCACAACGACACCTACCGAGACCTCTACCACTTCTGGTCGAAGATCTTTGCCGTCAACTTCGGCATGGGCGTGGTCTCCGGCCTGGTCATGGCCTACCAGTTCGGCACCAACTGGAGCCGTTTCTCGGACTTCGCCGGCGCCGTCACCGGACCGCTTCTGACCTACGAAGTGCTCACCGCCTTCTTCCTCGAAGCCGGATTCCTCGGCGTGATGCTGTTCGGCTGGAACAAGGTCGGGCGTAACCTGCACTTCTTCTCCACCGTGATGGTGGCCGTCGGTACGCTGATTTCCACGTTCTGGATCCTCTCGTCCAACAGCTGGATGCAGACGCCCCAGGGCTTTGAAATCATCGATGGCCGCGTGATTCCGACCGATTGGTTCGCCGTCGTCTTCAACCCGTCGTTCCCCTATCGCCTGGCGCACATGGCCACGGCGGCCTTCGTGGCCACCGCGTTCTTCGTCGGTTCCTCGGCGGCTTGGCACTTGTTGCGCGGCAAGGACAACCCGGCGATCCGTAAAATGTTGTCGATGGCCATGTGGATGGCCCTGATCGTCGCGCCTATCCAGGCGGTGATCGGCGACTTCCATGGCCTCAATACCTTGAAGCACCAGCCGGCCAAAATCGCTGCCATTGAAGGCCACTGGGAAAACATCGGCAACGAACCGACGCCGCTCATCCTCTTCGGCTGGCCCGACATGAAGGCCGAGAAAACCAAGTACGCGGTGGAGATCCCTTACCTGGGCAGCCTGATCCTTACCCACTCCCTGGATAAGCAGGTGCCGGCCCTCAAGGATTTCCCACCCGAGGACCGCCCCAACTCGACCATCGTGTTCTGGTCGTTCCGGGTCATGGTCGGCCTGGGGTTCCTGATGATCTTCACCGGACTGTTCAGCCTCTGGCTGCGCCGGGGCGACAAGATGTACACGTCCAAACCGTTCCTGTACCTGGCGTTGTGGATGGGCCCGTCCGGCTTGATCGCGATTCTCGCCGGCTGGTTCACCACCGAGATCGGCCGCCAGCCGTGGGTGGTCTACGGCTTGATGCGCACGGCAGACGCTTCTTCCGGGCATAGCCTGGCGCAGATGACGATCACCCTGGTGTTGTTCGTGGTGGTGTACTTCGCGCTCTTCGGTGCGGGCCTGGGCTACATGATGCGCCTGGTGCGCAAAGGGCCCCAGACCCACGAAGGCAGCGAGCCTACCCACGGTGGCCCTGGCCAGAAACGCACGCCGGCTCGTCCGTTGTCTGCCGCCGATGACGGCAGCGACGACGACCACGCGCACATCCAGCACAAGGGGAATTGA
- a CDS encoding DUF4879 domain-containing protein — protein sequence MKNASPWSLALIPCISLLLGAAPAWGATAPPLSEVRVFKVESARCTETIPERAQSTQMCTHRGPTKVSVMEVGLGNNPMGRFDGAELNGQRTPVCQVGNVSEACNGQGTLMGYIYVFDLNVEAQGWFQYSNSSINPPQSTLTTLLNIR from the coding sequence ATGAAAAACGCCAGCCCGTGGAGTCTAGCCCTGATCCCCTGTATCAGCCTGTTGCTCGGCGCAGCACCGGCCTGGGGCGCGACTGCACCGCCCTTGAGCGAAGTGCGCGTGTTCAAGGTTGAGTCGGCGCGTTGCACCGAAACCATTCCCGAACGCGCTCAGAGCACGCAGATGTGCACGCACCGCGGGCCTACCAAGGTTTCTGTCATGGAAGTGGGCCTGGGCAACAACCCCATGGGCCGCTTTGATGGCGCGGAACTGAACGGGCAGCGCACGCCGGTCTGCCAGGTGGGTAACGTCAGCGAGGCCTGTAATGGTCAAGGCACGTTAATGGGCTACATCTATGTATTTGACCTGAATGTCGAAGCCCAGGGCTGGTTCCAATACAGCAACTCTTCCATCAACCCGCCGCAAAGTACGCTGACGACGCTGCTTAATATCCGCTGA
- a CDS encoding TolC family outer membrane protein codes for MKALLFTLCFGCTSAAHALGLLDAYDLALRNDPTFQAAIQAREAGEENRAIGRAALLPNLSWSYNNSRNESEVTAADATSDRDYRSYASTLTLQQPLLDYEAYARFRQGTAQALMADERFRGKSQELAVRVLNAYSQALLAQERIELSRAQKRAYAERLQLNDRLLKGGEGTRTDVLETQARLSLAQAEEIESQDAQDSALRELEAIVGQPLQIEELAPLTPQFDIPPLQPNRFETWREMAMANNPELKSQHHALEVASYEVERKRAGHLPKVSLYATSRQTRSDSESSYNQKYDTNSVGIQVSLPLFAGGGVSASTRQAANQLSQAQYELDAQTSTTLVELRKQFNLNTSGAAKVRAYEMAVSSATALVTATQKSVTGGERVNLDVLDAEQQLFTARRDLANARHAYLLARIQLKYYAGVLSEQDLRALAGYFRPSA; via the coding sequence ATGAAGGCGCTGTTGTTTACCTTGTGTTTCGGTTGTACCTCGGCGGCGCATGCCCTGGGTTTGCTGGACGCCTACGACTTGGCCCTGCGCAACGACCCGACCTTTCAGGCGGCTATCCAGGCGCGTGAAGCCGGTGAGGAAAATCGCGCGATCGGGCGTGCGGCGTTGTTGCCGAATTTGTCATGGAGCTATAACAACTCGCGCAACGAATCCGAAGTGACGGCGGCTGATGCCACCAGCGACCGCGACTACCGCAGTTATGCGTCGACCCTGACCTTGCAGCAACCGCTGCTGGATTACGAGGCCTACGCGCGGTTTCGCCAGGGCACCGCCCAGGCCTTGATGGCCGACGAGCGTTTTCGCGGCAAGAGCCAGGAACTGGCGGTGCGGGTGCTCAATGCCTACAGCCAGGCCTTGCTGGCCCAGGAACGTATCGAGCTGAGTCGTGCACAGAAACGCGCGTATGCCGAGCGCCTGCAACTCAATGATCGCCTGCTCAAGGGCGGTGAAGGCACGCGCACCGATGTGCTGGAAACCCAGGCGCGCCTGAGCCTGGCCCAGGCCGAAGAGATCGAATCCCAGGATGCCCAGGACAGCGCCCTGCGCGAACTGGAAGCCATTGTCGGCCAACCGCTGCAGATCGAAGAGCTGGCGCCGCTGACGCCTCAATTCGACATCCCGCCCCTGCAGCCCAACCGTTTCGAAACCTGGCGCGAAATGGCCATGGCCAATAACCCGGAGCTTAAATCCCAGCACCATGCTCTGGAGGTGGCCTCCTATGAAGTGGAGCGCAAACGCGCTGGTCACCTGCCCAAGGTCAGCCTGTACGCCACCAGCCGCCAGACCCGCTCCGACTCGGAAAGCAGCTACAACCAGAAGTACGACACCAACAGTGTTGGCATCCAGGTCAGCCTGCCGCTGTTTGCCGGCGGCGGGGTATCGGCCTCCACCCGCCAGGCGGCGAACCAGCTGTCCCAGGCCCAATATGAGCTGGACGCGCAAACCTCCACCACGCTGGTGGAGTTGCGCAAGCAGTTCAACCTCAACACCAGCGGCGCGGCGAAGGTGCGCGCCTATGAAATGGCCGTCAGCTCGGCCACCGCCTTGGTCACGGCGACCCAGAAAAGTGTCACCGGCGGCGAACGGGTCAACCTCGACGTGCTCGACGCCGAACAGCAACTTTTCACCGCACGCCGCGACCTGGCGAATGCGCGGCATGCGTATTTGCTGGCGAGGATTCAGTTGAAGTATTACGCGGGGGTGCTGAGCGAACAGGATTTGCGCGCGTTGGCGGGGTATTTCCGGCCCTCGGCATGA
- a CDS encoding MFS transporter, whose amino-acid sequence MPSEPALLLRHHRPFIAFWLARIFTASGFQMLTVAIGWNLYQLTGNVLDLGLVGLVEFVPRVLFMLHTGHVADRYERRKVAAICQTVQALIALSLAIGGLTGNVTREMIFILAFLLGAARSFEMPTTQAMLPSIVPSALFPRAVASSQSAQQLATIVAPALGGLLYAFGSVWVYGPTVALYLIACVLTLNLPARQTPLNKGKATLDSLLAGIRFIRSRPDILGAISLDLFAVLLGGATALLPVFAKDILLTGAWGLGLLRSAPAVGALLMSLWLARFSVDRHVGRVMFTAVGVFGVATIAFGLSTSFWFSLAVLVVLGAADMISMVIRASFVQLETPDEMRGRVSAVNGLFIGASNQLGEFESGITAHWFGTVPAVVMGGIGTLVVTGVWIKLFPSLANRDRMHVPVEEPKA is encoded by the coding sequence ATGCCTAGCGAACCCGCGTTGCTGTTGCGCCACCACCGCCCTTTCATTGCGTTCTGGCTGGCGCGTATCTTCACCGCCAGCGGCTTCCAAATGCTCACCGTGGCCATCGGCTGGAACCTCTACCAATTGACCGGCAATGTGCTGGACCTCGGCTTGGTCGGCCTGGTGGAGTTCGTGCCGCGCGTGCTGTTCATGTTGCACACCGGGCACGTGGCCGACCGCTATGAGCGGCGCAAGGTCGCCGCCATCTGCCAGACCGTGCAGGCATTGATCGCCCTGTCCCTGGCCATTGGCGGCCTGACCGGCAACGTGACCCGCGAGATGATCTTCATCCTCGCCTTCCTGCTCGGCGCGGCACGCTCGTTCGAAATGCCCACCACCCAGGCCATGCTGCCGAGCATCGTACCCAGCGCATTGTTCCCGCGCGCGGTGGCCTCGTCGCAGTCGGCCCAGCAACTGGCGACCATTGTCGCGCCGGCGCTCGGCGGTTTGCTCTATGCCTTTGGCAGCGTCTGGGTGTATGGCCCCACTGTCGCGCTGTACCTCATCGCCTGCGTGCTGACCCTCAACCTGCCCGCCCGCCAGACCCCACTCAACAAAGGCAAGGCCACCCTGGATTCGCTGCTGGCCGGGATCCGTTTTATCCGCAGTCGCCCGGACATCCTCGGCGCCATCTCCCTCGACCTGTTCGCCGTGTTGCTGGGCGGCGCCACCGCGTTGCTGCCGGTGTTCGCCAAGGACATCCTGCTGACCGGCGCCTGGGGCCTGGGCTTGCTGCGGTCGGCGCCGGCGGTGGGTGCGTTGTTGATGTCGCTGTGGCTGGCGCGGTTCTCCGTGGATCGCCATGTCGGCCGCGTCATGTTCACCGCCGTCGGTGTGTTCGGAGTAGCGACCATTGCTTTTGGCCTGTCCACTTCGTTCTGGTTCTCCCTGGCAGTGCTGGTGGTGCTGGGAGCGGCGGACATGATCAGCATGGTGATTCGCGCATCGTTCGTGCAGCTGGAAACCCCAGATGAAATGCGCGGGCGCGTCAGTGCCGTCAACGGCCTGTTTATTGGCGCGTCCAACCAATTGGGCGAGTTCGAGTCCGGCATTACCGCCCACTGGTTCGGCACCGTGCCCGCCGTGGTCATGGGCGGAATCGGTACGCTGGTGGTGACCGGGGTCTGGATCAAGTTGTTCCCGAGCCTGGCCAATCGCGACCGCATGCACGTGCCGGTGGAAGAGCCCAAAGCCTGA